In Ignavibacteriales bacterium, the following are encoded in one genomic region:
- a CDS encoding UDP-N-acetylmuramoyl-L-alanyl-D-glutamate--2,6-diaminopimelate ligase, which yields MKLSDLLNKVKTIQVAGNAELKEITEITIDSRTSSNNSLFFAIEGFKTDGHNFINDVINKGVAAVVLQNPKAIPDQIFSHSGCIKIVVKDSRKSLAEFSNVFYGEPSKKLNLIGITGTKGKTTTAFFLKNIFEQTGFKTGLIGTIANYIGKNEVKTLLTTPQSHEINSLLAQMVNENCSQCVMEVSSHALRLNRVDYLNFRTGIFTNITSDHMDYHKTFEHYLESKKILFDMISSTGKIIYNIDDNSSTKLIKDSSAQKFSFGISETASCRIKNIMYSLEGTNFDLSWKGKEYHLSTSLVGHFNAFNAASAFETAVVSGIDYQIAIEGIKNTPQVPGRFEVISKKNKKVIVDYSHTSDSLMQALTAVRYIVKEERPVYTVFGCGGDRDRTKRPIMGDIAASMSDRIYVTSDNPRTEDPFFIIDEILKGIKSNNYRVIENREEAIRSAIFESEDNAIILIAGKGHESYQEINGVRKHFSDKELAQKYLTEWAR from the coding sequence ATGAAGCTTTCTGACTTGTTAAATAAGGTGAAAACTATTCAAGTTGCCGGCAATGCCGAACTGAAAGAGATCACCGAAATAACAATTGATTCACGCACATCATCTAATAACTCGCTCTTTTTTGCTATTGAAGGATTCAAAACTGACGGACATAATTTTATTAACGATGTAATTAATAAAGGTGTTGCTGCTGTTGTATTACAAAATCCGAAAGCTATTCCGGATCAAATATTTTCTCACTCAGGATGCATTAAGATTGTTGTTAAAGACAGTAGAAAATCACTCGCTGAGTTCTCAAATGTTTTTTACGGAGAACCTTCAAAGAAATTAAACCTAATCGGTATCACCGGTACAAAAGGAAAAACCACAACAGCATTTTTTTTAAAGAATATTTTTGAACAAACCGGATTTAAAACTGGATTAATCGGAACCATTGCTAATTATATCGGCAAGAACGAAGTGAAGACATTGCTTACCACTCCACAATCACATGAGATCAATTCTTTATTAGCGCAAATGGTGAATGAAAACTGTTCGCAATGTGTAATGGAAGTATCGTCTCACGCTCTCAGATTGAATAGGGTAGATTATTTGAATTTTAGGACCGGAATTTTTACGAACATCACATCCGACCATATGGACTATCACAAAACTTTTGAACACTATCTTGAATCGAAGAAAATTTTATTTGATATGATTTCTTCTACCGGAAAAATTATTTATAACATTGATGATAACAGCTCCACCAAGTTGATAAAAGATTCATCAGCACAAAAATTTTCTTTTGGAATAAGCGAAACTGCATCATGCAGAATAAAAAATATCATGTATTCACTCGAAGGAACAAATTTTGATTTGAGCTGGAAGGGAAAAGAATATCATCTTTCAACAAGTTTGGTCGGACATTTTAATGCTTTCAATGCAGCATCTGCTTTTGAAACTGCGGTTGTAAGCGGAATAGATTATCAAATTGCAATCGAAGGAATTAAAAATACTCCGCAGGTACCCGGAAGATTTGAAGTTATCTCAAAGAAAAATAAAAAAGTTATTGTTGATTATTCACACACATCCGATTCACTCATGCAGGCTCTTACCGCTGTTCGGTATATAGTTAAAGAAGAGAGACCTGTTTACACTGTATTCGGCTGTGGAGGAGACCGCGATAGAACAAAACGCCCCATCATGGGTGATATCGCAGCTTCTATGAGCGATCGAATTTATGTAACATCGGACAATCCGAGAACTGAAGATCCATTTTTTATTATTGATGAAATTTTAAAAGGTATCAAATCGAATAACTATCGAGTTATTGAGAATAGAGAAGAAGCAATTCGTTCTGCAATTTTTGAAAGCGAAGACAATGCAATTATTCTCATTGCCGGTAAAGGGCATGAGAGTTATCAAGAAATTAACGGTGTTAGAAAACACTTTTCTGATAAAGAACTTGCACAAAAATATTTGACCGAATGGGCAAGATAA
- a CDS encoding penicillin-binding protein produces MINSRALIITGLLLLVFVLLIARLFTIQISKHEYYTLIADRQQNKPQSVKAERGTIKDVNGEVLSYTMDNISFYVDRRMMTPQRVDSVVSIFSRVFGKQKEYYKKIIDDGFTNVCLEKKVSMDKAFQIKKNVIEGLYSEEDFTRIYPYGSLASHVLGYVNRDMVGVEGIEKVYENELTGTDGMYTYERDVLGRILSIDENISKAAVPGNNINLTINKTYQKILEEELSTGLQKYNGQSAVGIIMNPNTGEILALANSPDFDPANYELFPADSRRNRAITDTYEPGSTIKAATMSILFDRGLAKENEVINTENGTYVYKSVKIQDTHKHENLTVRQVLEQSSNIGMAKLSERIDDETLYKYLRDFGFSNATSVDLPSEANGLLKKPGSFSAITKPFVSFGYEIAVTPLQMIAAYSAIVNGGTLLQPFILKSITDQNGKIILENQTKKIRTVIEKSTSDLIKDFMVGVVEHGTGIEAQLPDVLVGGKTGTSQQLVNKSYSSSQHNSSFIGYFPADNPKVICFILINAPQVGQYGGLVAAPIFREVAKRMIGTDMNLVPNKKKIERKQNLIDQLVADIKTTPKTKSISFSNIGDKSLTNISTRKIYNENPTTMPNLINQSMRDAIARLNDIGMQYKVVGTGKVVWQNLEPGSNIIPGTVCLLKCEPLIKKVTASTN; encoded by the coding sequence ATGATTAATTCGCGCGCACTAATAATAACCGGATTACTTCTGCTGGTCTTTGTTTTATTGATCGCAAGATTATTTACGATTCAGATTTCCAAACATGAATATTATACTCTCATTGCGGATAGACAACAGAATAAACCGCAAAGTGTTAAAGCTGAACGCGGCACGATCAAAGATGTGAACGGAGAAGTACTTAGTTACACTATGGATAATATTTCATTTTATGTGGACAGAAGAATGATGACTCCGCAAAGAGTTGATTCGGTAGTTTCCATTTTCTCCCGTGTCTTTGGCAAACAGAAAGAATATTATAAAAAAATAATTGATGATGGATTTACAAATGTTTGCCTGGAAAAAAAAGTTTCTATGGATAAAGCTTTCCAAATAAAAAAGAATGTTATTGAAGGACTATACTCCGAAGAAGACTTTACCCGTATTTATCCGTACGGAAGTCTGGCTTCGCATGTCTTGGGATATGTTAACCGCGATATGGTTGGAGTAGAAGGAATTGAAAAAGTTTACGAAAATGAATTGACGGGAACCGACGGCATGTACACTTACGAACGTGATGTATTGGGAAGAATCCTTTCAATAGATGAAAACATATCTAAAGCAGCAGTACCGGGAAATAACATCAACTTAACAATTAATAAAACATATCAAAAAATATTAGAAGAAGAATTATCAACCGGGTTGCAAAAATATAACGGTCAATCTGCTGTCGGAATAATAATGAATCCTAATACAGGAGAGATTCTTGCGCTGGCAAACTCACCGGATTTTGATCCGGCTAACTATGAATTATTTCCAGCAGACTCAAGACGTAACAGAGCCATAACCGACACATACGAACCCGGATCAACTATTAAAGCGGCCACCATGTCAATATTATTTGATCGCGGATTAGCAAAAGAGAATGAAGTTATTAATACAGAGAATGGAACATACGTTTACAAGAGCGTAAAGATTCAAGATACTCACAAGCACGAGAACCTTACTGTTCGTCAGGTACTGGAACAATCAAGTAATATCGGAATGGCGAAACTTTCCGAAAGGATAGATGATGAAACTCTTTATAAATATTTACGCGATTTCGGATTTAGTAATGCAACTTCTGTTGATCTTCCTAGTGAAGCTAACGGTCTTCTAAAAAAACCGGGAAGTTTTTCTGCCATAACAAAACCATTTGTTTCATTTGGTTATGAGATAGCTGTTACACCGCTTCAAATGATTGCTGCCTATAGTGCAATTGTTAATGGCGGAACATTATTACAACCGTTCATCTTAAAATCAATTACTGACCAAAACGGTAAGATCATATTAGAAAATCAAACAAAAAAAATTAGAACTGTTATCGAAAAATCCACTTCGGATTTAATAAAAGATTTTATGGTTGGAGTTGTAGAGCATGGTACCGGTATAGAAGCTCAACTGCCCGATGTTCTTGTCGGCGGTAAGACTGGAACATCACAACAGCTTGTTAATAAATCATATTCAAGTAGTCAGCATAATTCATCCTTCATAGGATATTTCCCGGCAGATAATCCAAAAGTGATTTGTTTTATTCTGATCAACGCTCCTCAAGTTGGGCAGTACGGCGGTTTAGTTGCCGCACCAATTTTCCGCGAGGTTGCAAAAAGAATGATCGGAACGGATATGAATTTAGTTCCGAACAAAAAGAAAATTGAAAGGAAACAAAATTTAATAGATCAACTTGTAGCCGATATCAAAACGACACCTAAAACGAAATCTATTTCATTCTCAAACATCGGAGATAAATCATTAACAAATATTTCTACAAGAAAAATTTATAATGAGAATCCGACGACCATGCCTAATCTTATCAATCAATCAATGAGAGATGCAATTGCACGGTTAAATGATATCGGAATGCAATATAAAGTTGTTGGAACAGGCAAAGTTGTTTGGCAAAATCTCGAACCGGGATCAAATATAATTCCAGGTACTGTCTGTCTACTTAAATGTGAACCATTAATTAAAAAAGTAACTGCGAGTACTAACTGA
- the rsmH gene encoding 16S rRNA (cytosine(1402)-N(4))-methyltransferase RsmH — MSFHTPVLLKESIDYLITKKDGIYFDGTAGFGGHSEKILEKLNSSGKLIATDKDSKTFEYCKEKFSNDKRFSIYRTSFTDIDSISRIEFIDGFDGILADLGVSSFQLDSVESGFTFREDAALDLRMNIEKGITASDLLNKFSQEEITKILFEYGEEKNARKIAQKIVNFRTTEKFSRTSQLRKIIEQITPQRFHTKTLSRVFQALRIFVNDELNELKIFLDKSVTLLKPGGRIVVLAYHSLEDRIVKEKIRYESLECICPPGTPICICKKEQRLKKITKALTPNELEININRRARSAKMRVAERV, encoded by the coding sequence ATGAGTTTTCATACACCTGTGCTTTTGAAAGAAAGCATTGATTATTTAATTACAAAAAAGGATGGAATTTATTTCGATGGCACAGCGGGATTTGGCGGACATTCAGAAAAGATTTTAGAAAAATTAAACAGCAGCGGAAAGTTAATAGCAACAGATAAGGATTCTAAAACATTTGAGTATTGTAAAGAAAAGTTTAGTAACGATAAAAGATTTTCAATTTACAGGACAAGTTTTACAGACATTGATTCAATATCAAGGATTGAGTTCATTGACGGTTTTGACGGCATCTTAGCGGACTTGGGTGTGTCTTCTTTTCAATTGGATTCAGTAGAATCCGGTTTTACTTTTAGAGAGGATGCAGCTCTTGATCTCAGGATGAATATTGAAAAAGGAATTACTGCCTCAGATCTGCTGAATAAATTTTCACAAGAAGAGATTACAAAAATCCTATTTGAATACGGTGAAGAAAAAAACGCCAGAAAGATCGCACAGAAAATTGTCAATTTCAGAACTACGGAAAAATTTTCCCGCACATCTCAACTCCGAAAGATAATTGAACAGATAACACCTCAAAGATTTCACACGAAAACCTTATCAAGAGTTTTTCAAGCATTAAGAATTTTTGTTAACGATGAACTCAATGAATTGAAAATATTTTTAGACAAGTCAGTAACTCTATTAAAACCGGGAGGCAGAATAGTTGTTTTGGCATATCATTCTCTTGAAGATAGAATTGTTAAAGAAAAAATTAGATATGAAAGCTTAGAATGTATATGTCCGCCTGGAACGCCGATTTGTATCTGTAAAAAGGAGCAGAGATTAAAAAAGATTACAAAAGCATTAACTCCTAATGAATTAGAAATAAATATTAATCGTAGAGCTCGCAGTGCTAAAATGCGTGTCGCGGAAAGAGTTTAA
- the mraZ gene encoding division/cell wall cluster transcriptional repressor MraZ: MFIGSFKYSVDAKGRISIPSIFKKYVNESANETFVMTRGIVQCIDIYPQDFWKEEVLTRVNQLDDFDPEEAAFKRMLFELAAEYKLDSQSRLLVPKNLLEFAGIEREVFILGQNKKIEIWNPELYETQKKENTKPFAEIAKQIMQKKPK; this comes from the coding sequence ATGTTCATAGGTAGTTTTAAATACTCGGTTGATGCAAAAGGAAGAATAAGTATTCCTTCCATTTTTAAAAAATATGTTAATGAATCTGCGAACGAAACTTTTGTAATGACCCGCGGAATCGTTCAGTGTATTGATATCTATCCTCAAGATTTTTGGAAAGAAGAAGTACTAACCCGAGTAAACCAGCTAGATGATTTTGATCCTGAAGAAGCTGCTTTCAAAAGAATGCTTTTTGAGTTAGCGGCAGAATATAAACTTGATTCTCAATCAAGATTATTAGTTCCAAAAAATTTATTGGAATTCGCCGGGATAGAACGGGAAGTTTTTATCCTCGGGCAAAATAAGAAGATCGAAATTTGGAATCCTGAACTTTACGAAACTCAGAAAAAAGAGAACACAAAACCGTTTGCAGAAATTGCAAAACAGATAATGCAGAAAAAACCGAAATGA
- a CDS encoding tetratricopeptide repeat protein, which produces MIKCKVCGEEINYEVKFCPQCGVAVKSKNDKQHLNKEENNILSKFSKTKKNIQKEKNKKASHQENLVRTFSSTKLIYLILFLLVACGVIIYSSGIFDSLASITSTQFNDKNNPHAGVDLNNLEQINSYEETLKKNPGDKETLLHLAHLLNDSGLKTKAIERYNDYLKHDPKNADVLVDMGVCYYETGKNNEAIAAMEKALTYQPRHQIAHLNLGVVNMTAGNSVKAIEWWKKAVEIDPTSEIGKKAEELIKTH; this is translated from the coding sequence ATGATTAAATGTAAAGTTTGCGGTGAAGAAATAAATTATGAAGTAAAATTTTGTCCTCAATGTGGTGTTGCTGTAAAATCAAAAAATGATAAACAGCATCTGAACAAAGAAGAGAACAATATATTATCTAAATTTTCCAAGACAAAAAAAAATATTCAAAAAGAAAAAAATAAAAAGGCAAGTCATCAAGAAAATTTGGTAAGAACTTTTTCGTCAACAAAACTCATATACTTAATTTTGTTTTTATTAGTTGCATGCGGAGTGATTATATATTCTTCCGGAATATTTGATAGTCTGGCTTCCATAACTTCAACTCAATTTAATGATAAAAACAATCCTCATGCAGGTGTTGATCTTAATAATCTTGAGCAGATTAATTCTTATGAAGAAACACTAAAGAAGAATCCCGGCGATAAAGAAACTTTATTACATCTTGCACACTTGTTAAATGATTCCGGATTGAAAACAAAAGCGATCGAGAGATATAACGATTATTTAAAACATGATCCCAAAAATGCGGATGTTCTTGTAGATATGGGAGTTTGTTATTATGAAACCGGCAAGAATAATGAAGCAATAGCCGCAATGGAAAAGGCATTAACATACCAGCCGAGACATCAAATTGCACATTTAAATTTAGGTGTTGTAAACATGACAGCCGGAAATTCTGTTAAAGCAATTGAATGGTGGAAAAAAGCTGTTGAAATAGATCCGACAAGTGAGATTGGTAAAAAAGCAGAAGAATTAATTAAAACACATTAA
- a CDS encoding integration host factor subunit beta translates to MTKADIVEKVATGTGLTKLETEAIVEGFLNTVIQSLREGKGIEIRGFGSYKVKKKKARYARNPRSGEKVYVGEHYVPTFKFSKDFKSAVDSGMKDNLVNE, encoded by the coding sequence ATGACGAAAGCCGATATAGTTGAAAAAGTTGCTACCGGAACTGGATTGACCAAACTAGAAACCGAAGCGATAGTTGAAGGATTCTTAAATACTGTAATCCAATCACTTAGAGAAGGAAAGGGTATTGAAATTAGGGGTTTTGGAAGCTACAAAGTAAAAAAGAAAAAAGCCCGTTATGCCCGTAATCCTCGTTCGGGTGAAAAAGTTTATGTTGGTGAACATTATGTTCCGACCTTTAAGTTTTCAAAAGATTTTAAATCTGCTGTCGATTCTGGAATGAAAGATAATTTAGTAAACGAATAG
- a CDS encoding helix-turn-helix transcriptional regulator has protein sequence MQPQNSLYIKNMVCNRCIKVVKEEFEKIGVKIKKISLGEVITEQPISNLPINKLKLILEENGFELIEDKKAKTIERIKNCIIKIIYDNNYLINEPKKFSMLIEKELGLDYNYLSGLFSSLESITIEQYIILQKIERAKEFIKYGELTLSEIAYNLGYSSVQHLSNQFKKVTGFTASQFKLKTENMRKPLDKIG, from the coding sequence ATGCAACCGCAAAATTCTTTATATATAAAAAATATGGTTTGCAATCGTTGTATAAAGGTTGTAAAAGAAGAATTTGAAAAGATCGGTGTTAAGATTAAAAAAATTTCTTTGGGTGAAGTAATTACAGAACAGCCAATCAGCAATCTACCTATCAACAAATTAAAATTAATTTTGGAAGAGAACGGATTTGAACTTATAGAAGACAAGAAAGCAAAAACGATTGAGAGAATAAAAAATTGTATTATTAAAATTATTTATGATAACAACTATTTGATAAATGAACCCAAAAAATTTTCTATGCTGATAGAAAAAGAATTGGGATTAGACTATAATTATTTGAGCGGTCTTTTTTCTTCTTTAGAAAGCATTACAATTGAACAATATATTATTTTACAAAAAATAGAACGGGCAAAAGAATTTATTAAATATGGCGAACTCACTCTAAGTGAAATAGCTTATAATTTAGGTTATAGCAGTGTACAACATCTCTCAAATCAATTCAAGAAAGTAACAGGTTTTACCGCTAGTCAATTTAAATTAAAAACCGAAAATATGCGTAAACCGTTAGACAAAATCGGTTAA
- a CDS encoding cation transporter — translation MTTQEFIIEGMTCNHCVMAVKKELSKLNLATMEVGVGFAKVNFDETKVSPSEIEIAISNSGYKVQK, via the coding sequence ATGACAACTCAAGAATTCATAATTGAAGGAATGACCTGTAATCACTGTGTAATGGCGGTTAAGAAAGAATTATCAAAATTAAATCTTGCAACAATGGAAGTCGGAGTTGGCTTTGCAAAAGTAAATTTTGATGAGACCAAAGTAAGTCCATCTGAAATAGAAATTGCCATCTCTAATTCCGGGTATAAAGTTCAAAAATAA
- a CDS encoding heavy metal translocating P-type ATPase, with amino-acid sequence MKQMNLPVEGMTCASCVTRVEKIIGGFEGVKNVNVNLATEHVTFELEHDNINLDSIAKAVEDYGYKLKLNPNTQNDSQNIIQDSIELEKDKYYDQIKKDFFLALILTLPVFIISMLFDYSFFQNIWSFSADTTHKILLILTTPIIFISGKRFYQIFWINLKHFSFEMNSLVAIGTGAAYGYSVIATLFPSVVSIHDESPHVYFETAGVIITLILMGKLLEHNAKQKTNSAIKKLIELRPKTAKVLINNKETVVNISDLKAGNVVAIKPGEKIPTDGIIIWGNSSVDESMITGESLPAEKTIESKVIGGTINKNGSFNFKVTEIGDNTVLAQIIRLVEQAQASKPPIQKLVDKIASVFVPVVIVIALITFLIWLFIGGHNSFSQALVNFVAVLIIACPCALGLATPTAIIVGSGLGASNGILIRNGESLELAQNISTIIFDKTGTITEGKPVVSEIVINNISEDELIYLSASLESKSEHPLALAIVEKAKSKNISLLQPESFQNLSGFGLTGIVNNHSVIIGNLNLMNEYSIKTNAMNEHYDKLIESGKTIVFVSVDGELKGLIAIEDKLKVTSAEAIKELGKMKIKTVMLTGDNSKTARLIADKVGITDYRSEVLPDEKANIVKEYQSKGEVVAMVGDGINDSPALTQADVGIAIGTGTDVAIETAQITLVQGNLLAVVKAINLSKNTIKVIKQNLFWAFVYNTVLIPLAAFGMLNPMIGALAMSLSSVSVVSNSLRLKRVKI; translated from the coding sequence ATGAAACAAATGAATCTACCAGTGGAGGGTATGACCTGTGCAAGCTGCGTAACACGTGTTGAAAAAATTATCGGTGGTTTTGAAGGCGTTAAAAATGTTAATGTTAATCTAGCTACAGAACATGTTACTTTTGAACTAGAACATGATAATATCAATCTTGATTCAATTGCAAAAGCAGTTGAAGATTACGGTTACAAATTAAAACTAAATCCGAACACTCAAAATGATTCACAAAATATAATCCAAGATAGTATCGAGTTGGAAAAAGATAAATATTATGATCAAATCAAAAAAGATTTTTTTCTAGCTCTGATTTTAACACTCCCCGTCTTTATTATCAGTATGCTGTTTGATTATTCCTTCTTTCAAAACATTTGGAGTTTTTCAGCAGATACTACTCATAAGATTTTATTAATACTAACTACACCAATAATTTTTATTAGCGGAAAAAGATTTTATCAGATTTTCTGGATTAACCTAAAGCATTTTTCTTTTGAAATGAATTCGCTTGTTGCAATTGGAACAGGTGCAGCGTACGGATACAGTGTAATTGCAACTTTATTTCCTTCGGTAGTTTCCATTCATGATGAATCACCTCATGTTTATTTTGAAACCGCCGGAGTAATTATCACACTGATCTTAATGGGTAAGCTTTTAGAACATAATGCTAAACAAAAAACTAATTCCGCAATAAAAAAACTAATAGAGCTAAGACCAAAAACAGCAAAGGTTCTGATCAATAACAAAGAAACTGTTGTAAATATTTCTGATCTAAAAGCGGGAAATGTTGTAGCAATAAAACCCGGAGAGAAGATTCCAACGGATGGAATTATTATCTGGGGAAACTCATCAGTGGATGAATCAATGATTACCGGGGAAAGTCTTCCGGCCGAAAAGACAATCGAATCTAAAGTTATTGGTGGAACTATTAACAAAAATGGCTCATTCAATTTTAAGGTAACTGAAATCGGAGATAATACTGTACTTGCTCAAATCATAAGATTAGTTGAACAAGCGCAAGCTTCAAAACCACCAATACAAAAATTAGTAGATAAAATTGCTTCCGTATTTGTGCCGGTTGTAATTGTTATTGCACTAATTACTTTTTTAATCTGGCTTTTTATTGGTGGTCATAATTCTTTCAGTCAAGCATTGGTTAATTTTGTGGCAGTGCTTATTATCGCTTGCCCATGCGCGCTGGGATTAGCAACTCCAACTGCAATAATCGTAGGTTCGGGTTTAGGGGCATCAAATGGAATATTGATTCGGAATGGCGAAAGTCTTGAACTCGCACAAAACATTTCTACTATTATATTTGATAAGACAGGAACAATCACTGAAGGCAAACCGGTTGTTTCTGAGATCGTTATAAATAATATTTCAGAAGATGAACTGATTTACCTTAGCGCTTCTCTGGAATCAAAATCAGAACATCCTTTAGCGCTTGCAATCGTTGAAAAAGCGAAATCAAAAAATATTTCACTTTTGCAACCGGAGTCATTTCAAAACTTATCCGGATTTGGATTAACAGGAATCGTAAATAATCATTCCGTGATAATCGGAAACCTAAATTTGATGAATGAGTATTCGATCAAAACAAATGCAATGAATGAACATTATGATAAATTAATTGAGAGCGGAAAGACAATCGTATTTGTAAGTGTAGACGGAGAATTAAAAGGATTGATTGCTATAGAAGACAAATTAAAAGTAACATCTGCCGAGGCGATAAAAGAATTAGGTAAAATGAAAATCAAAACAGTTATGCTTACCGGAGATAATTCTAAAACTGCAAGACTGATTGCGGACAAAGTTGGAATTACAGATTACAGATCTGAAGTTTTACCGGACGAGAAAGCAAATATTGTGAAGGAATATCAGAGTAAAGGTGAAGTTGTCGCAATGGTGGGTGATGGAATCAATGATTCACCTGCGCTTACACAAGCAGATGTTGGAATTGCTATCGGTACAGGAACAGATGTTGCCATTGAAACTGCTCAGATAACATTAGTACAAGGAAATTTATTAGCCGTAGTTAAAGCAATTAATCTTTCGAAGAATACGATTAAGGTAATCAAACAAAACTTATTTTGGGCGTTTGTATATAATACCGTTTTAATTCCATTGGCTGCTTTCGGAATGTTAAATCCTATGATCGGTGCTTTAGCTATGTCGCTAAGTTCGGTTTCGGTTGTAAGTAATTCATTGCGGTTGAAGAGAGTAAAAATATAA
- a CDS encoding guanosine monophosphate reductase — MKIYSKHELNNYSLSLTYDDISLIPTEISRVKTRLEVNIKSKFLEKELTVPVVSSPMDTVTGIAMAKELSNSGCIGIVNRFDSSLSELFSKGNVVEGIQAVSVSLTAEDQLLEKIAANNLIVCIDTANANNAHVLNKCEEIKKKYKVKVIVGNIAHGGTLKQLVDAGADAVRIGIGGGSVCTTSVQTGIGIGQVSSVLDTYFAREEQKLKIELIADGGIKSPGDVVKALASGADIVMLGRMLAGTKETPGEVIKYSDQLWKKYRGSASFGVKMKGEFIEGEETMVPYKGAVKSVINAISDGLKSAMSYLNCESLEELKKINTFGVLSTSSYLERLPRK, encoded by the coding sequence ATGAAAATTTATTCTAAACATGAACTAAACAATTATTCGCTTTCTTTGACTTATGACGACATCAGTTTAATTCCAACAGAAATATCACGCGTCAAAACCAGATTGGAAGTAAATATAAAATCAAAATTTCTTGAAAAGGAATTAACTGTACCTGTTGTTTCAAGTCCAATGGATACTGTAACCGGAATTGCTATGGCGAAAGAACTTTCTAATTCTGGATGTATCGGAATTGTCAATAGATTTGATTCTTCATTAAGTGAATTGTTTTCAAAAGGAAATGTTGTTGAAGGTATTCAAGCTGTTTCTGTCAGCTTAACTGCTGAAGATCAGCTTTTGGAAAAAATTGCAGCGAACAATTTGATTGTTTGTATTGATACCGCAAATGCAAACAATGCTCATGTACTTAATAAATGTGAAGAGATAAAAAAGAAATACAAAGTAAAAGTAATTGTCGGGAATATTGCGCACGGCGGAACATTGAAACAGCTTGTTGATGCCGGTGCAGATGCAGTTCGTATTGGTATAGGCGGCGGAAGTGTATGCACTACTTCAGTTCAAACGGGAATTGGAATTGGACAAGTTTCTTCCGTGTTAGATACTTACTTTGCACGCGAGGAACAAAAATTAAAGATAGAATTAATTGCGGATGGCGGTATAAAAAGTCCCGGTGATGTTGTAAAAGCTTTGGCTTCCGGTGCAGATATTGTAATGCTTGGAAGAATGCTTGCGGGGACAAAAGAAACACCGGGAGAAGTTATCAAATACAGCGATCAGCTTTGGAAAAAGTACCGCGGATCCGCTTCGTTTGGTGTTAAAATGAAAGGTGAATTTATTGAAGGCGAAGAAACAATGGTTCCGTATAAAGGAGCGGTTAAGAGTGTTATCAATGCTATATCGGATGGATTAAAAAGTGCGATGAGCTATTTGAATTGTGAATCTTTAGAAGAATTGAAAAAGATAAATACGTTCGGTGTTCTCAGCACAAGTTCTTATTTGGAAAGATTGCCGCGTAAATAA